The proteins below are encoded in one region of Enhydrobacter sp.:
- a CDS encoding antitoxin of toxin-antitoxin stability system — MSKEAVFTMKLESELRDAFMAEAEAAHRPASQVVRELMRDFVRQQRETREYDKFLRRKVEAARSSVRAGRGRSNDEVEAEFAVRRTKATRRA; from the coding sequence ATGTCCAAGGAAGCCGTGTTCACCATGAAGCTCGAATCGGAGCTGCGCGATGCCTTCATGGCCGAAGCCGAAGCGGCGCATCGGCCGGCGTCCCAGGTCGTGCGCGAGCTGATGCGCGACTTCGTCCGCCAGCAGCGCGAGACACGGGAATACGACAAGTTCCTGCGCCGCAAGGTCGAGGCCGCGCGCTCATCGGTGCGGGCCGGCCGTGGCCGGTCGAATGACGAGGTCGAGGCCGAGTTCGCCGTCCGGCGGACGAAGGCGACGCGCCGGGCGTGA
- a CDS encoding thermonuclease family protein, with amino-acid sequence MPRRSTLLILAFAALAAAGLAWTPPPIVTGSVSGAVTVVDGDTFRIGRESIRVDGIDAPESGQACADGWQAGAAARHALAGLLAAGRPDCERVTTDRYGRTVAICRVNGEDIGAAMVRRGLAWSAYSVRYLPEEWLARFDGLGVHARKCAWPQDWRALHPH; translated from the coding sequence ATGCCGCGGCGGTCGACGCTGCTGATCCTCGCCTTCGCCGCGCTCGCGGCGGCCGGGCTGGCCTGGACGCCGCCGCCGATCGTGACCGGATCGGTCTCGGGTGCGGTGACCGTCGTCGACGGCGACACCTTCAGGATCGGCCGGGAGAGCATCCGCGTCGATGGCATCGACGCGCCCGAATCGGGACAGGCCTGCGCCGACGGCTGGCAGGCCGGCGCGGCCGCGCGCCATGCTCTGGCCGGTCTCCTGGCGGCCGGCCGACCCGATTGCGAACGGGTGACGACGGATCGCTACGGCCGCACGGTCGCCATCTGCCGCGTCAACGGCGAGGACATCGGCGCGGCGATGGTGAGGCGCGGTCTGGCGTGGTCGGCCTATTCGGTCCGCTATCTGCCCGAGGAGTGGCTGGCCCGTTTCGACGGCCTCGGCGTCCACGCGCGGAAATGCGCCTGGCCCCAGGACTGGCGCGCCCTCCATCCCCATTGA
- a CDS encoding type II toxin-antitoxin system RelE/ParE family toxin, which produces MKVVWTPEAEQDRAHIWTYIAADNPRAAARMDQLFSDAAAKLADFPMLGRAGRIPGTRELIPHESYRLVYGIEGDVAWVLALVHTARRWPPLPEESRKRARKSPSDRQTDRRRRDRRK; this is translated from the coding sequence GTGAAGGTCGTCTGGACGCCTGAGGCCGAGCAGGACCGTGCGCACATCTGGACCTACATCGCCGCCGACAATCCGCGCGCGGCCGCCCGAATGGACCAGCTGTTCAGCGACGCCGCCGCGAAGCTGGCCGATTTTCCAATGCTCGGCCGGGCCGGCAGGATTCCCGGCACGCGCGAGCTGATCCCGCACGAGAGCTACCGCCTTGTGTACGGGATCGAAGGCGATGTGGCATGGGTGCTGGCCTTGGTGCACACGGCCCGCCGCTGGCCGCCGCTGCCCGAAGAGTCGCGCAAGAGAGCCAGGAAAAGCCCCTCCGATCGTCAGACGGATCGTCGCCGGAGGGACAGAAGGAAATGA
- a CDS encoding DUF1326 domain-containing protein, translating into MATQAKWELSGDYFENCNCDVVCPCLVSAGPPMTARPTQGVCDVALAFHVDSGKYGDVSLDGLNVVVVAHTPGAMGEGNWTLAAYVDQRADDKQTEALGAIFGGAAGGPMAVFAPLVGKNLGAKKVPIEYAVNGKRRTVEIPGVMNMTVEPLPTLHPSGEIWAALGHPVAPEKLALAVGGRDSTFADHGLRWDNSGKNGHYAPIHWSN; encoded by the coding sequence ATGGCGACGCAGGCGAAGTGGGAGTTGTCCGGCGACTATTTCGAGAACTGCAACTGCGACGTGGTCTGCCCGTGCCTGGTCTCGGCCGGGCCGCCGATGACGGCGCGGCCGACCCAGGGCGTTTGCGACGTGGCGCTCGCCTTCCATGTCGACAGCGGAAAGTACGGCGACGTGTCCCTGGACGGTCTCAACGTCGTGGTCGTCGCCCATACGCCCGGCGCCATGGGCGAGGGCAACTGGACGCTCGCCGCCTATGTCGACCAGCGCGCCGACGACAAGCAGACCGAGGCGCTCGGCGCCATCTTCGGCGGCGCCGCGGGCGGGCCGATGGCGGTGTTCGCGCCGCTGGTCGGCAAGAATCTCGGCGCCAAAAAAGTGCCGATCGAATATGCCGTGAACGGGAAGAGGCGCACGGTCGAGATTCCTGGCGTCATGAACATGACGGTCGAGCCGCTGCCTACCCTGCATCCGTCCGGTGAGATCTGGGCCGCGCTCGGCCATCCGGTCGCACCGGAAAAGCTCGCCCTTGCCGTGGGCGGCAGGGACAGCACCTTCGCCGACCATGGCCTGCGCTGGGACAACTCCGGCAAGAACGGCCACTACGCGCCCATCCACTGGTCGAACTGA
- the aqpZ gene encoding aquaporin Z codes for MTNRLYAEFIGTAWLVLGGCGSAVLAAAFPGLGIGFAGVAFAFGLTVLTMVAALGPVSGGHFNPAVTVGLATAGRLPARDVVPYIVAQVLGGIVGAAILYVIATGKAGADIGSFATNGYGDRSPGKYGLLACLVSEVVMTFGFVTVILGATDRRAPAAAASLAIGLALTLIHLVSIPVTNTSVNPARSTAPALFVGDGALGQLWLFWLAPIAGAVIAGLAYKLLAETAGARAPTATAAGAGD; via the coding sequence TTGACCAATCGTCTCTACGCGGAGTTCATCGGCACCGCCTGGCTGGTGCTGGGCGGCTGCGGCAGCGCCGTGCTGGCGGCGGCCTTTCCCGGGCTCGGCATCGGCTTCGCCGGCGTCGCCTTCGCCTTCGGCCTCACCGTGCTCACCATGGTGGCGGCGCTGGGGCCGGTGTCGGGCGGCCATTTCAACCCGGCGGTGACGGTCGGGCTCGCGACGGCCGGCCGCCTGCCGGCGCGCGATGTGGTGCCTTATATCGTGGCCCAGGTGCTGGGCGGCATCGTGGGCGCGGCGATCCTCTACGTGATCGCGACCGGCAAGGCGGGCGCCGACATCGGCAGCTTCGCCACCAACGGCTACGGCGACCGCTCGCCGGGCAAGTACGGCCTGCTGGCCTGCCTGGTGTCGGAGGTGGTGATGACCTTCGGTTTCGTCACCGTGATCCTGGGCGCCACCGACAGGCGCGCCCCGGCCGCCGCGGCGTCGCTCGCGATCGGGCTGGCGCTGACGCTGATCCATCTCGTGTCGATCCCCGTCACCAACACCTCGGTGAACCCCGCCCGCAGCACCGCCCCGGCGCTGTTCGTGGGCGACGGCGCGCTCGGCCAGCTCTGGCTGTTCTGGCTGGCGCCGATCGCGGGCGCGGTCATCGCCGGCCTCGCCTACAAGCTGCTCGCCGAGACCGCCGGTGCGCGCGCCCCGACCGCGACCGCTGCCGGCGCAGGCGACTGA
- a CDS encoding phosphotransferase yields MTALGIPKTPEALTPEWLGAALRTEVVSAAYEPIAAGVGFLGKLGRLRLGYANGGAGLPATLIAKQPTLDEKSRQLAIMFRFYDREVAFYRDIGPQAGIRVPKLHHGASDPASGDFVMLLEDLAPAALGDQVAGCSTEQARRAITAIARCHARWWQDPKLAAFAWLPVTNDPIHHFAQPAFQQCWPAFVQFVGDKLTPELKRTGEALGGNVIRMLDGVAGWPQTLVHGDYRADNLFFGGAQGGESLAAVDWQVSSRGGGAFDLAYFLSGNVTPQTRRAIEKDVVRLYVDTLAEAGVRGYGFDECFEHYRFGVLYCLVYSVIVIGTLDPSNARGLAMFHANFERVAAAIADLDAAATMPR; encoded by the coding sequence ATGACGGCGCTCGGAATCCCGAAGACACCGGAGGCGCTCACGCCGGAATGGCTGGGCGCGGCCCTGCGGACCGAGGTCGTGTCGGCGGCCTACGAGCCGATCGCGGCGGGCGTGGGCTTCCTGGGCAAGCTCGGCCGCCTGCGTCTCGGCTATGCCAATGGCGGTGCCGGCCTGCCGGCGACGCTGATCGCCAAGCAGCCGACGCTCGACGAGAAGTCGCGCCAGCTCGCGATTATGTTCCGCTTCTACGATCGCGAGGTCGCGTTCTATCGCGACATCGGCCCGCAGGCGGGCATCCGCGTGCCGAAGCTGCACCACGGCGCCTCCGATCCGGCGAGCGGCGACTTCGTGATGCTGCTCGAGGATCTGGCGCCGGCCGCGCTCGGCGACCAGGTCGCGGGGTGCAGCACGGAGCAGGCGCGGCGGGCCATTACCGCGATCGCCCGATGCCACGCGCGCTGGTGGCAGGATCCGAAACTCGCGGCCTTCGCCTGGCTGCCGGTCACCAACGATCCGATCCACCATTTCGCGCAGCCGGCGTTCCAGCAGTGCTGGCCGGCCTTCGTCCAGTTCGTCGGCGACAAGCTCACGCCCGAGCTCAAGCGCACCGGCGAGGCCTTGGGCGGCAACGTGATCCGCATGCTCGACGGCGTGGCCGGCTGGCCGCAGACGCTGGTGCACGGCGACTACCGCGCCGACAACCTCTTCTTCGGCGGCGCGCAGGGCGGCGAGTCGCTGGCGGCGGTCGACTGGCAGGTCAGCAGCCGCGGCGGCGGCGCCTTCGACCTCGCCTATTTCCTGTCGGGCAATGTCACGCCGCAGACGCGGCGCGCGATCGAGAAGGACGTGGTGCGGCTCTACGTCGACACGCTCGCGGAGGCCGGCGTCCGGGGCTACGGCTTCGACGAGTGCTTCGAGCACTACCGCTTCGGCGTTCTCTACTGCCTGGTCTATTCGGTGATCGTGATCGGCACGCTCGACCCCTCCAATGCGCGCGGGCTTGCGATGTTCCATGCCAACTTCGAGCGCGTCGCCGCCGCCATCGCCGACCTCGACGCCGCCGCAACGATGCCGCGGTGA
- a CDS encoding GFA family protein, producing the protein MRHLSGGCLCGKVRYTADADPVFTAICHCKNCQKQAGASFSLNVGIPAAALSLTGPIKTFQDKGDSGKPVRRRFCPECGSPVVTEVEAMPGLAILKAGTLDDTGWLRPNMEIYCDSAQPWTPRTAGAQQFARAPG; encoded by the coding sequence ATGCGACATCTGTCGGGCGGATGCCTGTGCGGCAAGGTCCGCTACACCGCGGACGCCGATCCGGTCTTCACCGCGATCTGCCATTGCAAGAACTGCCAGAAGCAGGCGGGGGCGTCGTTCTCGCTCAATGTCGGCATTCCGGCTGCCGCGCTTTCGCTGACCGGGCCGATCAAGACCTTCCAGGACAAAGGCGACAGCGGCAAGCCGGTGCGGCGCCGGTTCTGCCCGGAGTGCGGCTCGCCGGTCGTCACCGAGGTCGAGGCCATGCCCGGCCTCGCGATCCTCAAGGCGGGGACGCTCGACGACACGGGCTGGCTCAGGCCCAACATGGAGATCTATTGCGACAGCGCCCAGCCCTGGACGCCGCGCACCGCCGGCGCGCAGCAGTTCGCCCGGGCGCCGGGCTGA